CCGGCCCGCGTTGTCGTAAGAATAGACGGTCTTAAAATCCGGGGCTTCGGCTTCGGAGATGCGCTCCTTTTGCACCACGTTGCCATCGGCATCGTAGCTGTAGATAAAAGTGCCGTCGGACTGGAGTTGGTTGCCGGTGGTGGTCGTCGAAGTGCTGGTTTGCAGGGTGTCGGTGGCGGCCGTGCCGGTGGTCGTGGTTTGGCGATTGCCGGCCGCGTCGTAGGTATAACTTTCGTTGGCCCAACAAAAACTCTTGCCGCTTGCTTTCGGCAAGCGTGGCCCAAACCCCGATGCAGGTTGGGACTTAAAGCGGCGATGACCGGGCGCAGGCCGGCCTTTGGGAAATTTGCGCCCAGAGGGGGTTTCCCGGCTAAATCTGCGATCGCGGCTGACGCGAGCGTGCGGGCTCATGCCCGGGATTTTACCCGATCAGGGCGAGCGCTGCGCCTTGGCCGGATGGGTGGCCGTATGGATTTCCTTCAGCTTTTGGATGCTGACGCGCGTGTAGATTTCGGTCGTCGTCAGCTTCACGTGGCCCAGCATGGCCTGGATGAAGCGAATGTCCGCGCCGTTCTCCAACATCAGTGTGGCCATCGTGTGGCGGAACAGGTGGCAACTGCCGCGCTTGCCGATATCCGCTGCGTTCACGTAGTCGCGCACCAGTTGGGTGATATTGTTCGGCGTGAACGGCTGGCCCGTGTGCGTCAGAAACACCACGTCGCCAGCCGTATCGCCGGCCAGCAAGCGTGGCCGCACTTGGCGCAGGTAGCGTTCGATCCAGCCGAGCGCCCGCTCGCCGATGGGAATCATCCGATCCTTGCGCCCCTTGCCTTGTCGGACCATGACCGTGCCGCGATCGGCGTCCAGGCTGTAGAGCTTGAGCCCAATTAGCTCCATGCGGCGAATGCCGGTCGAATAGAAGGTCTCCAGAATGGCCCGGTCGCGCAGGCCCAGCGCTTCGGTGACGTTGGGCATGCTGATGACCCGCTCGGCCTCGCTGGCGCTTAGCACGAACTTGGGCAGCCGGCTTTCCAGCTTCGGCAGTTCGATTTCGCTGGCCGGGTTGTAAAGCACGTGGTTGTTCTTGGCCAACCACTTGAACCAGGCGCGGATCGGCAGCAGCCGACCGTGTTGGCTGCGGAAGCTGAGCGGGTCGCCGTCCTTCTTTCGGTAGTGGTACAGATACCGCTGGTAGCGCTCAATCATCGGCTTGGTGACTTCGCCCGGCTCCATGATGCCCCGCTCGGCGCACCAGTCGATGAAGTAGTTCAGGTAGACCTGCCGGCCCACCACGGTCTTGTCTGAGTAGTTCTTGATCCGCATCCATTCCAGGAACTCATCCAGCATGGCTCGCATGGTTTTTCTCCAGCTACGACGTGGCGGAAATTTCTTGGTCCAGATGTGCGGTTTGAATCACTTTCGGTGCGGAGGGCTGTTGAGCCGTTTCGCCATTGGCAGTTGCGGCGATTTTCGAGGGCCGACAACGCCCCGACTTGGCCCCGACTTGGGGCCGACCGCGCCCCGACTTCTGCCCGTTTACCCCCGACCGCTCAGCGTCGTACCCGCGTAAGCGGTCCACGTCGATCAGCCTCGCCAGGAACCGCTTGCCGGCGTCGGGTGGCGGGTCAAACAGCAATTCGTAGGCAAACGATTGTCCGCGACCACCTCGGTGGATCAGCAGGTATTCGAGTTCCTCCAGCCGCTTGAGATGGACCTTCAACTGAGTGTGACCCCAACCCGTGGCTTCACGGATATCACGGCGGCCGAAGCGATAATCGGTTCGGTCGATGCCTTGGCGCTCGCAGGCGGCCAATACCAGATCGTCAATGAGGCCCAGTAGCCGCCGGGTCTGCGGTGGCAGTTCATCGACCGAACGGCCCAGCACTTCGCTGGCCAGCCGGTTGGCGATGGCGATATCGTCTAGCGTGACTTCGATGTATTCGACTTGCCGGTCTTCATGCACGACGGTCTGAATCGGCCGCTGGAACTGATGCAGCAGGGCAATGGCCCGGATCAGCGTCAGATACTTGACGTGGTCGCGGCGCGTGCGGGTCTTGTCATCCAGGAAGGTCAAGGCTTCGGCGTAGGGGTTGGCCACCAGCAGCGGGCGCAACAGCCGCTGGGCGTTGCGGTGTAGCGTCAAAGTCTGTTGCCGCTCTTGAGCGGACAGCAGCCCGGCCAGCGTCTGCCGGCGGCGTTGAAGTTCGTGAATGGCCTTCGTCTGTTCGCGGTCTTCGTCGACCGAGAGCACCACGCAACGGTTCAATAGCTCTTCGTCGATCTTGATGGCAGTGGTCGTGAGGAAGATCATCACCGGACCTTCGACCCGGTATTCCTGAGTGACCAGCCGGCCGGTTGCGGCGTCCTTGCCCGTGCTGGCAATCATCAGTTCGCCTTCGCTCTGCAAGAGCTTGAGCGCGTAGCTGGCCTGCTGGGCGCCCTCTTCCTCGACAATCGCGAGGATTTTGTGCCGGAGATTGGTCTCGCCGATGTAAAAGAGCGCTTGGCCAGTCATGGCCGAATACTTGACCTGCTCTTCGGGCGGCACGAAGGCCAGCACGGCTTCCATCAGCGACGTTTTGCCGGCGGCCGACGACGACTGAATGACAATGGCCAAAGGCTGGTCGAGCTTGCGGCTGACGGCTGCCAGGTAGCCGACCAGTTTGTTGGTGGTCTCGCCGATCAAATCGAAATCGGCCACGATGCGGTCGAGTAGCTGCGGGTCGCGCAGCAGGGCCAGAGCGGCGGCCTTTTCGTCGTCGGTCATGCTGGGCGCTGTTTCCTTGACTTCCGTCAGGCGGCTGATCTGATCGTCCTGGAGTTCCTCCAGCTTCAGCAGCAC
The DNA window shown above is from Pirellulales bacterium and carries:
- the xerC gene encoding site-specific tyrosine recombinase XerC; the protein is MRAMLDEFLEWMRIKNYSDKTVVGRQVYLNYFIDWCAERGIMEPGEVTKPMIERYQRYLYHYRKKDGDPLSFRSQHGRLLPIRAWFKWLAKNNHVLYNPASEIELPKLESRLPKFVLSASEAERVISMPNVTEALGLRDRAILETFYSTGIRRMELIGLKLYSLDADRGTVMVRQGKGRKDRMIPIGERALGWIERYLRQVRPRLLAGDTAGDVVFLTHTGQPFTPNNITQLVRDYVNAADIGKRGSCHLFRHTMATLMLENGADIRFIQAMLGHVKLTTTEIYTRVSIQKLKEIHTATHPAKAQRSP